In Campylobacter concisus, the genomic stretch AGCTTTTTGGGAATTTCTCACTTCACGGCGAAGCTGCTGGCAAGGCCGGTATGAGCCAGTTTCAAGCGGTCGCAACCGCAATCGCCGCACAAGTTGGCACTGGCAATCTAGTAGGTGCGACAACAGCTCTTATCATGGGCGGTCCTGGAGCGATATTTTGGATGTGGTGCGCTGCATTTTTAGGCATGGCTACAAATTTTGCTGAAATTTGCCTAGCTCAAATTTACCGCACAAAAGATGATAGCGGGCACACGATAGGCGGTCCGGCATTTTATATAAGTCGTGGATTAAAGGGAAAATGGGCAAAAATTTTAGCTGGATTTTTCGCTATCGCTATTATCATCGCACTTGGCTTTATCGGCAATATGGTGCAAGCAAACTCGATCTCAGACGGCTTTAAAGGTGCCTTTGGTATACCTCAGTGGATAACTGGAGCTTTTTTAGCAATCGTCTGCGCAGTCATCTTTATAGGCGGCGTAAAGGCGATCGCAAGAGTGGCTGAAAAGATCGTGCCTTTGATGGCTTTACTTTATGTAGGTGTTGGACTAATCATTATCGCTTTAAATTTTCACGAAATTCCAGATGCAGTTTTGCTTATCTACAAAGCAGCGTTTGATCCTTCAGCTGCGTGGGGTGGAGCTACTGGAGCCAGCATAGCAGCTGCGATGAGATACGGAATAGCAAGGGGTCTTTTTAGCAACGAAGCTGGCATGGGCTCGACTCCGCACGCACACGCTGCTGCAAACGTCAAACACCCAGTCGATCAAGCAGTACTTGGTATAATGAGCGTATTTGTAGATACATTTATCGTGCTAAATATCACGGTTTTTGTAGTGCTTACTGCAAATGTTATTAGCTTTGAAAACGGTAAGGCAGTCTTTACAG encodes the following:
- a CDS encoding alanine/glycine:cation symporter family protein; amino-acid sequence: MPTNFAEILNNCVESINSFLWGPYFLITLLCGTGLFFTIRLGFVQIFKFKMGLRELFGNFSLHGEAAGKAGMSQFQAVATAIAAQVGTGNLVGATTALIMGGPGAIFWMWCAAFLGMATNFAEICLAQIYRTKDDSGHTIGGPAFYISRGLKGKWAKILAGFFAIAIIIALGFIGNMVQANSISDGFKGAFGIPQWITGAFLAIVCAVIFIGGVKAIARVAEKIVPLMALLYVGVGLIIIALNFHEIPDAVLLIYKAAFDPSAAWGGATGASIAAAMRYGIARGLFSNEAGMGSTPHAHAAANVKHPVDQAVLGIMSVFVDTFIVLNITVFVVLTANVISFENGKAVFTGITLVQEAFSSHIFGKVGGYSFVAVCLFFFAFTTILGWYYFAEINVRYLLGAKAVRAFQILVVVFVFLGSLQKVDFVWSLADMFNGLMVVPNLIAIIILSPIVAKLLKDHDAGKEYDVKDYLK